The following coding sequences are from one Thermodesulforhabdus norvegica window:
- a CDS encoding AMP-binding protein, translating to MDRERLRQLQLERLQATLNRVFKNVSFYRKRFKEIGFVPEDDLTDLEDLKKLPFTTSSDVSDSYPYEMFAVPLREVVRIHTSSGTMVNPRVVGYTKNDLKTWSNLVARILVAAGVTADDVIQVTFGYGLLTGGLGIHYGAELIGASVLPTSTGRTERQIKIMKDFRTTVLVSTPSYALIIADRMEELGVDPKTLSLKYVVCAGEPWTEGMRREIEERLFATATDNYGISEVMGPGVAGECLERTGMHIQEDHFIAEIVDPTTGETLPPGHTGELVLTTITKEAFPVIRYRTGDLCRIIEEPCPCGRTFRKISRIEGRADNVVIIKGINIVPERIGDILERIKGERPPYQLVATREGHEDQLEIRVAITESLFYDKMKEQRTLVDVMRHKVANFIGITPRIKLVELRSLVRDEKGRIRLFIDERADSAARK from the coding sequence ATGGACAGAGAACGCCTGCGGCAGTTACAGCTTGAGCGACTTCAGGCCACGCTGAACCGGGTTTTCAAAAACGTGTCCTTTTACCGCAAACGCTTTAAAGAAATCGGTTTTGTGCCGGAAGACGACCTGACCGATCTGGAAGACCTGAAAAAGCTCCCATTTACGACGAGCTCTGACGTGAGCGACAGCTACCCTTACGAAATGTTCGCCGTACCTTTGAGAGAAGTGGTAAGAATTCATACTTCATCGGGGACTATGGTAAATCCGCGGGTTGTGGGTTACACGAAAAACGACCTCAAAACCTGGAGTAACCTGGTAGCCCGAATTCTTGTTGCAGCGGGTGTTACCGCCGACGATGTTATCCAGGTGACCTTTGGTTACGGATTGCTCACCGGCGGTCTGGGAATTCACTACGGAGCAGAGCTCATCGGTGCATCGGTCCTGCCCACATCAACGGGAAGGACGGAACGACAGATAAAGATAATGAAGGATTTCAGAACGACCGTCCTGGTCTCAACTCCTTCCTACGCTCTGATAATTGCCGACAGAATGGAAGAACTTGGCGTGGATCCCAAGACCCTGTCTCTGAAGTACGTGGTCTGCGCCGGGGAGCCCTGGACCGAGGGAATGCGTCGTGAAATTGAGGAGCGGCTTTTTGCCACCGCCACCGACAATTACGGAATCAGTGAAGTAATGGGACCTGGGGTTGCAGGAGAGTGCCTGGAAAGGACGGGAATGCATATCCAGGAAGATCACTTCATCGCGGAAATCGTGGATCCCACAACGGGAGAAACTCTTCCGCCGGGCCACACGGGTGAACTCGTCCTCACCACCATAACAAAAGAAGCCTTCCCGGTTATCCGTTACCGGACGGGGGATCTGTGCAGGATAATCGAGGAACCCTGTCCCTGCGGCAGGACCTTCAGAAAGATAAGTCGTATTGAAGGACGGGCGGATAATGTCGTCATAATAAAGGGCATCAACATCGTACCGGAAAGAATCGGAGACATTCTTGAGAGGATAAAAGGAGAAAGGCCCCCTTATCAGCTCGTTGCCACCAGAGAAGGACACGAAGATCAGCTGGAAATTCGCGTGGCCATCACGGAGTCTCTTTTTTACGATAAGATGAAAGAGCAGCGAACTCTGGTAGATGTTATGAGGCATAAGGTTGCAAATTTTATCGGCATAACTCCTCGTATAAAGCTCGTAGAATTGCGCTCTCTCGTAAGGGACGAAAAGGGCAGAATTCGCCTTTTCATCGACGAAAGGGCCGATTCGGCAGCACGAAAATAA
- a CDS encoding VOC family protein: MVKYNGINHLALVTHNMDETIRFWRDLLGMRLVLGLGKPGYRHYFFEISETDLIAFFEWPGVEKVEEKDHGYPVKGPVAFDHVSIGVTHRDDLWVIKDKLDAAGFWTSEVIDHGFILSLYSFDPNGVAIEFSWLNPEVDIRKTPMMLDSQPSEVAMEGPDPKPDKVPPVLSPTPASDRIVYPGEGRQLRDRTNRWRHS, translated from the coding sequence ATGGTAAAATACAACGGCATAAACCACCTGGCTCTGGTAACACACAACATGGACGAAACGATACGATTTTGGCGGGATCTTCTGGGCATGAGACTCGTGCTCGGTCTCGGTAAGCCGGGATACCGGCACTACTTTTTCGAAATCTCCGAAACGGACCTCATTGCCTTTTTTGAATGGCCCGGAGTGGAGAAGGTGGAAGAGAAGGATCACGGGTATCCCGTTAAAGGGCCTGTAGCCTTTGATCACGTTTCCATAGGCGTTACACACAGAGACGATCTATGGGTAATAAAGGACAAGCTCGATGCGGCGGGTTTCTGGACCTCGGAAGTAATCGATCACGGATTTATTCTTTCTCTTTACTCCTTTGATCCCAACGGAGTAGCCATAGAATTCAGCTGGCTTAATCCCGAAGTGGACATCCGGAAAACACCCATGATGCTGGACAGTCAACCATCCGAAGTTGCCATGGAAGGGCCAGATCCGAAGCCCGACAAGGTTCCGCCGGTTCTTTCTCCCACACCAGCCTCCGACAGAATCGTCTATCCCGGGGAAGGACGCCAATTAAGAGACCGGACCAACAGGTGGAGGCACTCTTAG
- a CDS encoding methyltransferase has product MSTAQEFSILEELRWFMKNRVVFTAAELNIFDIIEAGEARDAEALARLKGVNSRGLTRLLDCLVGLGYLEKKDGEYSVTEKGSYLTSKHPRTILPMVLHNAHLWKNWTHLTDTVTLGSNPRRIPVMADEFSRNAFIRAMHVIARSLAEDVVGSYDASDRSVLLDIGAGPGTYTIAFLRKYPHMRAIVFDLPEVIPLSREYIASEKLEDRVSFVAGDFYHDLLPEGSDLALLSAIIHQNSPEENLALYRSVNRALKPGGKLLIRDHIMSDDRVWPPDGALFAINMLVSTPGGDTYTFSEVEKTLKAAGFRDVRLVRKGPKMDCLVEAVKA; this is encoded by the coding sequence ATGAGCACAGCTCAGGAGTTCAGTATTCTTGAAGAGTTAAGATGGTTCATGAAAAACAGAGTGGTTTTTACCGCAGCAGAACTGAATATCTTCGACATCATCGAAGCCGGTGAAGCCCGGGATGCGGAGGCCCTGGCACGTCTCAAAGGCGTAAACAGTCGAGGACTAACCCGGCTTCTGGATTGCCTGGTCGGCCTTGGGTACCTTGAAAAGAAGGATGGTGAATATTCCGTTACCGAAAAGGGATCTTATTTGACATCGAAGCACCCCCGCACGATACTTCCCATGGTTCTCCATAATGCTCACCTGTGGAAAAACTGGACTCATCTCACGGACACGGTTACTCTGGGAAGCAATCCCCGACGGATTCCGGTTATGGCAGATGAGTTTTCCCGTAACGCCTTTATACGGGCCATGCACGTGATTGCAAGATCGCTTGCCGAGGACGTGGTCGGCTCCTACGATGCTTCAGATCGGAGCGTTTTACTCGACATAGGCGCAGGCCCGGGAACTTATACTATTGCTTTCCTCAGGAAGTATCCTCACATGAGGGCTATCGTATTCGATCTCCCCGAGGTTATACCCCTGTCTCGTGAATACATAGCCTCTGAGAAGCTGGAGGATAGGGTATCCTTTGTGGCAGGTGATTTTTATCATGATCTTCTTCCCGAAGGATCGGACCTTGCCCTGCTTTCGGCCATCATTCACCAGAACAGCCCGGAAGAAAACCTGGCACTGTATCGATCCGTAAACCGGGCTCTTAAACCCGGAGGTAAGCTGCTGATACGGGATCACATTATGAGCGACGATAGAGTGTGGCCCCCGGACGGGGCGCTTTTTGCGATAAACATGCTGGTCAGCACACCCGGAGGCGACACCTACACGTTTTCGGAGGTCGAAAAAACGCTAAAGGCTGCCGGTTTCAGGGACGTTCGCCTGGTAAGAAAGGGCCCGAAAATGGACTGTCTGGTCGAAGCAGTAAAGGCATAA
- a CDS encoding ABC transporter ATP-binding protein, translated as MNSGNSFIVELSSLKKYYPVTGGVFRKTVGFVRAVDGVDLAIKRGEALGLVGESGCGKSTLGRLVLRLERPTEGRVKFDGTDILSLSRKEMKPYRRRMQIIFQDPYSSLNPRQTVGRIIGEGLTIHNIGSKSEREEKVRAMMEVVGLRPEHINRYPHEFSGGQRQRICIARALILEPEFVICDEPVSALDVSIQAQVINLLLDLQERYNLTYLFISHDLSIVKHVCDRVAVMYLGKIVELAERKSIFNSPLHPYTRALLEAVPRPDPERQLQRPNLKGDLPSPLNPPSGCSFHPRCPDALEECSRHLPEIKEVKPGHLVRCLLY; from the coding sequence ATGAATAGTGGTAACTCCTTCATTGTGGAGCTTTCCTCGTTGAAGAAGTATTATCCCGTCACGGGAGGAGTCTTTCGAAAAACCGTAGGTTTTGTCAGGGCCGTGGACGGTGTTGACCTTGCAATAAAAAGGGGGGAAGCCCTGGGACTCGTTGGTGAAAGCGGCTGTGGAAAATCAACCCTGGGCAGGCTGGTTCTCAGGCTTGAAAGACCGACAGAAGGACGGGTTAAGTTTGACGGCACCGACATTCTGTCGCTATCCAGAAAAGAAATGAAACCCTATCGTCGGAGAATGCAGATAATATTTCAGGATCCTTACTCGTCGCTCAATCCTCGCCAGACCGTGGGTAGAATTATAGGAGAGGGCCTGACCATTCACAACATAGGTTCGAAGTCGGAGCGGGAAGAGAAAGTCCGTGCCATGATGGAAGTTGTGGGACTGAGGCCCGAGCACATAAATAGATACCCTCACGAGTTCAGCGGTGGACAGCGGCAGAGAATATGCATAGCCAGAGCACTTATACTGGAACCGGAGTTCGTGATATGCGACGAACCCGTATCCGCTCTGGACGTATCAATTCAGGCCCAGGTAATAAATCTTCTTCTTGATCTTCAGGAGCGGTATAACCTTACCTACCTCTTCATAAGTCACGACCTGTCGATAGTCAAACACGTGTGCGACAGGGTTGCCGTTATGTACCTTGGTAAGATAGTCGAGCTGGCAGAAAGAAAATCCATCTTCAATTCGCCACTCCATCCCTACACGAGGGCCCTGCTGGAAGCCGTTCCGAGACCTGATCCGGAGCGTCAGTTGCAAAGACCCAATTTAAAAGGAGACCTGCCCAGTCCTCTAAATCCACCATCAGGGTGCTCCTTCCATCCCAGGTGTCCTGACGCACTGGAGGAGTGTTCACGGCATTTGCCGGAAATAAAGGAAGTAAAGCCGGGTCATCTGGTCCGGTGCCTGTTATATTAA
- a CDS encoding ABC transporter ATP-binding protein has protein sequence MREQNGIVLRVDDLHTYFFTERGVAKAVSGVSFEVKSGEMLALVGESGCGKSVTALSIMRLIPDPPGKIVGGRIIFEGRDLTRLPEKEMRSIRGNKISMVFQEPMTALNPVFPVGDQVAEVLLCHGKATKRDVKDRVIDLFRQVGIPAPERRIRDYPHQMSGGMRQRVVIAMALACRPSLILADEPTTALDVTIQAQILELMKELQQKTGTAFVLITHDLGVVAEMAERVIVMYAGRIVEVSDVVSLFRNPLHPYTQGLMESVPGWAEGKEKQRLKTIPGIVPSLLRLPEGCVFNDRCSRSFDRCKLEEPDLVEIEDKRLVRCWLYE, from the coding sequence ATGAGGGAACAGAACGGTATTGTACTCCGGGTGGATGACCTACACACTTACTTTTTCACCGAAAGGGGCGTGGCCAAAGCGGTCAGCGGGGTTTCTTTTGAAGTAAAATCGGGTGAGATGCTTGCCCTTGTGGGTGAGTCGGGTTGTGGAAAAAGCGTGACGGCTCTGTCCATAATGCGCCTGATTCCGGATCCTCCTGGTAAGATAGTCGGCGGCAGGATAATCTTTGAAGGCAGGGACCTCACCAGGTTGCCCGAAAAGGAGATGCGCTCCATCAGAGGCAACAAGATCAGCATGGTTTTTCAGGAACCGATGACTGCCTTAAATCCCGTTTTCCCTGTAGGTGATCAGGTAGCCGAAGTGCTGTTGTGTCATGGTAAGGCCACGAAAAGGGATGTTAAGGACAGGGTCATCGACTTGTTCAGACAGGTGGGCATACCGGCTCCGGAGAGGAGGATTCGGGATTACCCGCACCAGATGAGCGGCGGTATGAGGCAGAGGGTTGTAATAGCCATGGCGCTGGCATGCCGTCCGAGCCTGATTCTGGCCGACGAGCCCACGACGGCACTGGACGTTACCATTCAGGCCCAGATACTGGAACTCATGAAGGAACTACAGCAAAAGACCGGCACGGCCTTTGTTCTGATAACCCACGATCTGGGGGTTGTTGCCGAGATGGCCGAACGGGTAATCGTGATGTATGCAGGAAGAATTGTGGAAGTTTCGGATGTGGTGAGTCTGTTCAGAAATCCCCTGCATCCTTACACTCAGGGGCTTATGGAGTCGGTTCCCGGATGGGCAGAGGGGAAAGAAAAACAGAGGCTTAAAACCATCCCGGGGATCGTTCCGAGCTTACTTCGACTTCCGGAGGGATGCGTTTTCAACGACAGATGTAGCCGAAGCTTTGACAGGTGCAAGCTTGAAGAGCCCGACCTTGTAGAAATCGAAGATAAAAGGCTTGTGAGGTGTTGGCTCTATGAATAG